The genomic interval AGTATTATGACAATGAATATCCTTCTTAAGAATTATTTCACCTGTCTCGCGGCGAAACCTCGGTCCGCAGGGGACGGCAGGAAACTGGCCCAGCGGGCCAGCACAGAACGTTAATACTGACCTTTTTAAATTAGGtacattatgttaggttaattaACACTTAATAAAAGGCGCCAGTACGTTGATACTGGCAATTTTTTGTCACCACTGCCATACCGAAACAAAGCCTTGTACTGAAACAGCCTATGTACTCATTCCTTACTGGATTATGGTTTAGGTGCCGCGGACAAATACAAGGTACAGCATGCCACCCTGCCCCCAGCGTTGCCCGTCTTGAGTGATCCAGAGTCGCCTCCCAAGCCGAGATCGTCCTCGCCTTCATGCACAACGATGGCCCGCCCTACGATGGAGTACTGGCCAGACAATGTCAAAACTTTGTCCGTTATCTGGCGGAAGTGAAGAGCGCGTTAGTCCTAAAGGTGTTCTGGAATATCCCATAAGGGTGTTTCCCAGCTCGGCCCATGACGCAAGCAACTTACTTCAGGTGCGGCACAGCAGGTTAGAGGTGATCATTTGGGATTATTGgctttatatatattaattgaTTTCCTTATatcataataatatattattgtGTCTTTGATTTATAGTACTAATCCAGAAAAGACAGTCACATAAGAATGTTTCCAATCTTTCTGCAAAATGGTAACTTTGAAATACAAATTGAAACGAATTCGAGATTTAATGTATTGTTGCTCGACACACATATTAGATTTAAAGTCAGATGTCGATGTTAGGAAAGGAGAGCAGTGTGTatcaggagggaagaaaatgaaatgagtaGTGATGAACGAAACAATTTGTTTTGTAAATGTATCTATTGAAGCGATATTCAACGTAAGGAAATATGTGCCGTGGAAGTGTGGAAGTTAACTAGTGTTTGTTTGCGTCAGTGTTGGTAAGAGAAATAACTCACCCCTACATTGGCGATGATGTCCCCCTTGGTGCTACTAGCCTTTGCCTCCACGTTGCCGAGGTCACCCATGTGCCGCTCTGTTGCGTTGGGGGCAGAGTGGCTGTAGCCAAGAGGATTGTAATGACCACC from Portunus trituberculatus isolate SZX2019 chromosome 47, ASM1759143v1, whole genome shotgun sequence carries:
- the LOC123520696 gene encoding superoxide dismutase [Cu-Zn]-like, whose translation is MGKGVMYVVAAVVFIGIGALVAGLSIWYHHPNLNKEPLISEIRYARCVLQSPNGIVSGTLYLQQSRSFSPVLISGNITGLSKGKHGFHIHQWGVENNDCKSTGGHYNPLGYSHSAPNATERHMGDLGNVEAKASSTKGDIIANVGITDKVLTLSGQYSIVGRAIVVHEGEDDLGLGGDSGSLKTGNAGGRVACCTLYLSAAPKP